The Acidobacteriota bacterium genome contains a region encoding:
- a CDS encoding ROK family protein, with amino-acid sequence MTARSKIPRVLVIDVGGTSIKSLVVNHTERSRLPSGSDLTPGEMAERVRAVTADADYDVVSIGYPGPVEGNQILAEPKNLGVGWVGFDFAQAFGKPVKIVNDAAMQAIGSYAGDEMLFLGLGTGLGSALISHGTLQPLELAHLPYNKGRTYEDYLGKRGLKKRGKKAWRKKVFEIVPALRVAFQVDYVVLGGGNAKLLDELPEHARRGANDLAFAGGQRLWDQDSPIRVD; translated from the coding sequence ATGACAGCCAGATCCAAGATCCCGCGTGTGTTGGTCATCGATGTCGGCGGCACGAGCATCAAGTCGCTCGTCGTCAACCACACCGAACGCTCGCGGCTGCCCTCCGGTTCCGACCTGACCCCCGGCGAGATGGCCGAACGGGTTCGCGCCGTGACCGCCGACGCGGACTATGACGTCGTCTCGATCGGTTATCCGGGACCGGTCGAGGGGAATCAGATCCTGGCCGAGCCCAAGAACCTCGGCGTCGGTTGGGTCGGGTTCGACTTTGCTCAAGCCTTCGGCAAACCGGTAAAGATCGTCAACGATGCAGCCATGCAGGCGATCGGTAGCTATGCAGGCGATGAGATGCTGTTTCTCGGCCTCGGTACCGGGCTCGGCTCGGCCTTGATCAGCCACGGCACCTTGCAGCCACTCGAACTCGCGCACCTTCCGTACAACAAGGGCCGAACCTACGAGGACTATCTCGGCAAACGCGGACTGAAGAAACGCGGTAAGAAGGCGTGGCGCAAGAAGGTGTTCGAGATCGTTCCCGCGCTTCGCGTGGCGTTCCAGGTCGACTACGTCGTGCTCGGCGGTGGCAACGCGAAGCTACTCGACGAACTACCCGAACACGCCCGTCGCGGCGCCAACGACCTCGCGTTCGCCGGCGGTCAGCGATTATGGGATCAGGATTCGCCGATCCGTGTTGATTAA
- a CDS encoding glycoside hydrolase family 15 protein, which yields MTFIRTKREAFGHPGIKPKWTRGGKDAVGTAYTRASRVWYTSAAGVLTEAYFPTIDQPQIRDLQFLVSDGSTFFHDERRDMDYTIERTSESSAGIRLVNEDRQGRYRIVKKIISNPVEPVILIETTFEVLEASLADKLRLYVLLAPHLADAGRSNTANIAEIDGRNVLTANRHGTWLSCAATVPFLKASCGFVGKSDGWTDLNAHHEMTWEFDVAAEGNVALTAELDLSQTRRFTLGLAFGNHLHDAATSLFHSLGVPFAEHETVFNEQWDVETQRTLPLEGVSHDRGELYRSSHLVLRAHEDKIYSGAMIASLSIPWGDQKGEEDLGGYHLVWPRDMVNTTTALLSAGDKTTPLRALIYLAVAQRADGGFYQNFWLDGRPYWQGVQLDEVAFPILLAWKLHRQGALADYDPYPMVRDAAGYLVRHGPATQQERWEENSGYSPSTLAVNIAALVCAALFARERGEHETSQYLLDYADFLECHVEQWTVTQQGTLHPDVPRHYIRIHPADLADPVPNENPEYGELVIKNRMPGERYRFPAREIVDAGFLELVRYGVRAANDPLIEDSLRVVDAQLKVDTPSGPVWRRYNHDGYGEDAQGRAYQGSGVGRAWPLLTGERGHYELAAGRDPGPYIRTLENFASGCGLLPEQVWDQPDIPEKFLVFGKATGAVRPLCWAHAEYIKLLRSTRDGRIFDRVQAVEDRYIGSRPDCSKLEVWKFNRQVATVRAGFTLRVQAPMPFTLKWTRGEWDKATLSDAKATAIGIHFFDIAVTDSVAPLRFVFHRSGAWEDREYQVEVV from the coding sequence ATGACATTCATTCGAACCAAACGCGAGGCTTTCGGCCACCCCGGCATCAAGCCGAAGTGGACCCGCGGCGGCAAGGACGCCGTTGGGACAGCCTACACCCGGGCCAGTCGCGTCTGGTATACGAGCGCCGCGGGTGTTCTCACCGAGGCCTACTTCCCGACGATCGACCAGCCGCAGATCCGCGACCTTCAGTTTCTGGTCAGCGACGGCAGCACGTTCTTCCACGACGAACGCCGGGACATGGACTACACGATCGAACGCACGTCCGAGAGTTCGGCTGGTATCCGTCTGGTCAACGAAGACCGTCAAGGGCGTTATCGGATCGTCAAGAAGATTATTTCCAATCCTGTCGAGCCGGTCATTCTGATCGAGACGACTTTCGAAGTGCTGGAGGCGTCCCTCGCTGACAAGCTGCGCCTGTACGTCCTCCTCGCCCCGCATCTCGCTGACGCGGGCCGCAGCAACACGGCGAACATCGCCGAGATCGACGGGCGCAACGTCCTGACGGCAAATCGTCACGGAACCTGGCTCTCCTGTGCCGCGACTGTCCCGTTTCTCAAGGCCTCGTGCGGCTTTGTCGGTAAGTCCGACGGCTGGACCGATCTCAATGCGCATCACGAGATGACGTGGGAGTTCGACGTCGCCGCGGAGGGGAATGTAGCGCTGACCGCAGAGCTCGACCTTTCGCAAACACGACGCTTTACCCTGGGGCTGGCGTTCGGCAATCACCTCCACGACGCCGCGACGTCCTTGTTTCACAGCCTCGGGGTTCCGTTTGCGGAGCACGAGACCGTTTTCAACGAACAGTGGGACGTCGAAACCCAACGAACATTGCCCCTCGAAGGCGTCTCGCACGATCGCGGGGAGTTGTACCGCAGTAGCCATCTGGTCTTGCGTGCTCACGAAGACAAGATCTACTCGGGTGCGATGATTGCGTCGCTCAGCATCCCGTGGGGCGACCAGAAGGGCGAGGAAGACCTGGGCGGCTACCACCTCGTCTGGCCGCGAGACATGGTCAACACAACGACGGCCCTGTTGTCCGCGGGCGACAAGACCACACCGCTGCGCGCCCTGATCTACCTGGCCGTCGCGCAGCGAGCGGACGGTGGCTTCTACCAGAACTTCTGGCTTGACGGTCGACCCTACTGGCAAGGAGTACAACTCGACGAGGTGGCGTTTCCGATCCTGCTGGCCTGGAAACTGCATCGTCAGGGCGCGTTGGCCGACTACGACCCGTACCCGATGGTGCGCGATGCGGCGGGCTACCTGGTTCGGCATGGACCGGCGACCCAACAAGAGCGCTGGGAGGAAAACTCCGGCTACTCGCCGTCGACGTTGGCGGTCAATATCGCCGCGCTGGTCTGCGCGGCGCTGTTCGCGCGTGAGCGTGGCGAGCACGAAACCTCGCAGTACCTCTTGGACTACGCCGATTTTCTGGAATGCCACGTCGAGCAGTGGACGGTGACCCAGCAGGGAACGCTGCATCCCGACGTACCGCGGCACTACATCCGGATCCATCCCGCCGACCTCGCCGACCCGGTTCCCAATGAAAATCCCGAGTACGGGGAACTGGTGATCAAGAATCGAATGCCCGGAGAGCGTTATCGGTTCCCCGCGAGAGAGATCGTCGATGCGGGGTTCCTCGAACTCGTGCGTTACGGGGTTCGCGCCGCGAACGATCCGTTGATCGAAGACTCCCTGCGGGTTGTCGATGCCCAGCTGAAGGTGGACACGCCTTCCGGACCGGTCTGGCGGCGCTACAATCACGACGGCTACGGCGAGGATGCACAGGGCCGGGCTTATCAAGGGTCGGGGGTCGGGCGCGCGTGGCCCTTGCTGACCGGCGAGCGCGGTCACTACGAACTGGCCGCCGGTCGTGACCCGGGGCCGTACATCCGCACGCTCGAGAACTTTGCCTCCGGATGCGGGCTGTTACCCGAGCAGGTCTGGGACCAACCGGACATCCCGGAGAAATTCCTGGTCTTCGGCAAGGCCACCGGCGCGGTGAGGCCGTTGTGCTGGGCCCACGCGGAGTACATCAAGCTGCTGCGTTCCACAAGGGACGGCCGCATCTTCGACCGCGTGCAGGCGGTGGAGGATCGCTATATCGGATCGCGTCCCGACTGCAGCAAGCTCGAAGTCTGGAAGTTCAATCGCCAGGTCGCGACCGTCCGCGCCGGCTTCACCTTGCGTGTGCAGGCGCCTATGCCGTTTACGTTGAAGTGGACCCGTGGTGAATGGGACAAGGCAACTCTGAGCGACGCGAAGGCAACGGCAATCGGCATCCACTTCTTCGACATCGCCGTGACCGACTCCGTCGCACCGCTACGCTTCGTATTTCATCGATCCGGGGCCTGGGAAGATCGCGAATACCAGGTCGAGGTAGTTTGA
- a CDS encoding class I SAM-dependent methyltransferase, translating to MMYLDLKQIANSLVRVANTYPAELVADQLADVERIAFHISLAMGENDPADLSVCDLGGGLGLFSVGCKAVGFKRVVLVDDFSDSINSQLGESALDLHRGQGVEVVSLDVVGSGIDGAVDGDFDVVTSFDSMEHWHASPKRLFQQVYDRITPGGQFVLGTPNCVNMRKRITVPMGYGKWSKLEDWYEAERFRGHVREPDVDDLLYITQDMGLEDCRVFGRNWVGLASLNPVIRLASKISDLPLRIRPTLCSDIYVVGTKARGSD from the coding sequence ATGATGTACTTGGACCTCAAGCAGATTGCGAACTCGCTAGTACGCGTGGCAAACACATATCCAGCGGAGCTCGTGGCCGATCAGTTGGCGGATGTAGAGCGCATTGCTTTTCATATCAGTCTTGCGATGGGTGAAAACGATCCTGCGGATTTGAGTGTTTGCGATCTCGGCGGCGGATTGGGGTTGTTCTCTGTTGGGTGTAAGGCGGTCGGTTTCAAACGCGTCGTCCTCGTCGACGATTTCAGTGATTCGATCAACTCGCAGCTCGGTGAATCAGCCCTCGATCTACATCGGGGTCAAGGTGTCGAAGTCGTCTCTCTAGATGTTGTTGGTAGCGGAATTGATGGGGCGGTCGATGGTGACTTCGATGTCGTAACGTCATTTGACAGCATGGAACATTGGCACGCTTCCCCCAAGCGATTGTTTCAACAGGTGTATGACCGCATTACGCCTGGTGGACAGTTTGTGCTTGGTACGCCCAACTGCGTAAACATGCGAAAGCGTATTACCGTCCCAATGGGTTACGGAAAGTGGAGCAAACTTGAGGATTGGTATGAAGCGGAGCGATTCCGAGGTCATGTTCGCGAACCTGACGTGGACGACTTGCTTTACATTACTCAGGATATGGGGCTAGAGGATTGCCGAGTGTTCGGTCGTAACTGGGTTGGGCTTGCTTCGCTGAACCCGGTGATTCGCTTGGCCAGTAAAATCTCAGACCTCCCGCTGCGCATCCGACCCACGCTGTGCTCCGACATCTACGTCGTCGGAACAAAGGCCCGCGGGAGTGATTAG